Proteins encoded within one genomic window of Streptomyces sp. NBC_00523:
- a CDS encoding dolichyl-phosphate-mannose--protein mannosyltransferase has product MTSTAPEARQGQDAGEQHGPEPTSWQRRLRRFGHSPRPDTGLRERLIPPYTRPGNQLWAVLGVPPLLADRLVRWSAWGGPLLVAAVAGVLRFWKLGSPHAVIFDETYYAKDSWALIHQGYEGAWPKDVDKLILNDPSQVPVPTDPGYVVHPPVGKWIIGLGEQMFGFTPFGWRFMVAVLGTLSVLMLCRIGRRLFRSTFLGCLAGALLTVDGLHFVMSRTALLDLVLMFFVLAAFGCLLIDRDWARRRLAAALPVGEDGVLRPDTWVAEHLRLGWRPWRIAAGVSLGLAAATKWNGLYIMVAFGLMTVLWDAGARRTAGAVRPYPAVLLRDVLPAFVSVVPVALATYLASWTGWIVRNSPDRHGYFRDWAATDGKGGSWTWLPDWVRSLWHYEHQVYDFHVHLTSGHTYQSNPWSWIVLGRPVSYFYEEQNGCAESVTGKCSREVLAIGTPLLWWAACFALVYVLWRWIFRRDWRAGAIACGVAAGWVPWFLYQERTIFLFYAVVFVPFLCLAVSMMIGAMLGPAAETGPRYELGLAKPDPSGERRRTLGAVAAGVLVLLIIWNFIYFWPLFTGTPIPEDAWRDRMWLDTWI; this is encoded by the coding sequence GTGACGAGTACTGCGCCCGAAGCCCGGCAGGGCCAAGACGCCGGGGAACAGCACGGCCCGGAGCCGACCTCCTGGCAGCGGCGGCTGCGCCGCTTCGGCCATTCCCCGCGCCCCGACACCGGGCTGCGGGAGCGGCTGATCCCGCCGTACACGCGGCCCGGGAACCAGCTGTGGGCGGTGCTCGGCGTGCCGCCGCTGCTCGCGGACCGGCTGGTGCGCTGGTCGGCGTGGGGCGGTCCGCTGCTGGTCGCGGCGGTCGCGGGGGTGCTGCGCTTCTGGAAGCTGGGCAGCCCGCACGCGGTGATATTCGACGAGACGTATTACGCGAAGGACTCCTGGGCGCTGATCCACCAGGGGTACGAGGGCGCGTGGCCCAAGGACGTCGACAAGCTGATCCTGAACGACCCCTCGCAGGTGCCGGTGCCCACCGACCCGGGGTATGTGGTGCACCCGCCGGTCGGCAAGTGGATCATCGGCCTCGGCGAGCAGATGTTCGGGTTCACGCCGTTCGGCTGGCGGTTCATGGTCGCCGTGCTCGGCACGCTGTCGGTGCTGATGCTGTGCCGGATCGGCCGCCGGCTGTTCCGCTCGACGTTCCTCGGCTGCCTGGCGGGCGCGCTGCTCACGGTGGACGGGCTGCACTTTGTGATGAGCCGCACCGCGCTGCTCGACCTGGTGCTGATGTTCTTCGTGCTGGCCGCGTTCGGCTGCCTGCTGATCGACCGCGACTGGGCGAGACGCCGGCTCGCGGCGGCGCTGCCGGTGGGCGAGGACGGGGTGCTGCGCCCGGACACGTGGGTCGCGGAGCACCTGCGCCTCGGGTGGCGGCCGTGGCGGATCGCCGCCGGTGTCTCGCTGGGCCTGGCCGCCGCCACGAAGTGGAACGGCCTGTACATCATGGTCGCGTTCGGCCTGATGACGGTGTTGTGGGACGCGGGCGCGCGCCGCACCGCCGGGGCCGTACGCCCGTATCCGGCGGTGCTGCTGCGGGACGTGCTCCCGGCGTTCGTCTCGGTGGTCCCGGTCGCGCTGGCCACGTATCTCGCGTCCTGGACGGGCTGGATCGTCCGGAACTCGCCGGACCGGCACGGCTACTTCCGGGACTGGGCCGCGACGGACGGCAAGGGCGGCAGCTGGACCTGGCTGCCGGACTGGGTGCGCAGCCTGTGGCACTACGAGCACCAGGTGTACGACTTCCACGTGCACCTCACCTCCGGGCACACGTACCAGTCCAACCCGTGGAGCTGGATCGTGCTGGGCCGGCCCGTCTCGTACTTCTACGAGGAGCAGAACGGCTGCGCCGAGTCGGTGACCGGGAAGTGCTCCCGCGAGGTGCTGGCGATCGGGACGCCGCTGCTGTGGTGGGCGGCCTGCTTCGCCCTGGTGTACGTGCTGTGGCGCTGGATCTTCCGTCGCGACTGGCGGGCGGGCGCGATCGCCTGCGGGGTGGCCGCGGGGTGGGTGCCGTGGTTCCTGTACCAGGAACGCACGATCTTCCTGTTCTACGCGGTCGTGTTCGTGCCGTTCCTGTGCCTGGCGGTGTCGATGATGATCGGCGCGATGCTGGGGCCCGCGGCGGAGACGGGACCGCGGTACGAACTCGGGCTCGCGAAACCCGATCCCTCCGGGGAGCGGCGCCGGACGCTGGGGGCGGTGGCCGCCGGGGTCCTGGTGCTGCTGATCATCTGGAACTTCATCTACTTCTGGCCCCTGTTCACCGGAACGCCGATCCCGGAGGACGCCTGGCGCGACCGGATGTGGCTGGACACCTGGATCTGA
- a CDS encoding penicillin-binding transpeptidase domain-containing protein, with protein MRSGAKVGIVGGVFALVLGGVGYGAYNILDGLGDSGVGGNTSTAADSSEVRSGPVTGEEIADTSKKFLAAWAEGDTAVAAALTNNKADAETALTGYSDTAHVTKAVITPGRATGSTVPYTVKATVSYKGATKSWSYASKLTVVRGLTTGRALVDWEPSVIHPDLAKGESLETGESSTASIEAVDRHGQVLTKEKYPSLAGILDELRKKYGEKAGGTTGIETWINSANADGADKTLLTLVKGKSGKLQTTIDAKIQAAAERGVKKFAESSVAAVEPSTGAIRAIANNRADGFDAARKGKVAPGSTMKIITSAMIIQNGLGSANAPVNCPPTVPWEGVVFHNLKDFSMPSATLKTAFARSCNTAFIKPVLPLGNKRDTALGNEASQYFGLGGDNWQAGIATWDGSVPESRDAETAASFIGQGKIEMNPLNMASVTATAVNGRFRQPFIVAQSLDNRTFATATPLPPGVSTQLKEMLRYTATAPEGTATQAMASVGPDKGAKTGSAEIDGHATSDSWFAGFSNDLAAAALVQSGGHGGDAAGPVVAEVLRAGP; from the coding sequence ATGCGCAGTGGAGCGAAGGTAGGCATAGTCGGCGGGGTGTTCGCGCTCGTGCTGGGCGGGGTGGGGTACGGGGCGTACAACATCCTGGACGGGCTCGGGGACAGCGGTGTCGGCGGCAATACGAGCACGGCCGCCGACTCCTCCGAGGTGAGGTCGGGTCCGGTCACCGGGGAGGAGATCGCCGACACCTCGAAGAAGTTCCTGGCCGCGTGGGCGGAGGGCGACACGGCGGTCGCGGCGGCGCTCACCAACAACAAGGCGGACGCGGAGACCGCGCTGACCGGTTACAGCGACACGGCGCACGTCACCAAGGCCGTGATCACCCCGGGCAGGGCGACCGGCTCGACCGTCCCGTACACCGTGAAGGCGACGGTCTCGTACAAGGGCGCGACGAAGTCCTGGTCGTACGCCTCGAAGCTCACCGTCGTACGGGGGCTGACGACCGGGCGCGCCCTGGTCGACTGGGAGCCCTCCGTCATCCACCCGGACCTCGCCAAGGGCGAGTCGCTGGAGACCGGCGAGTCCTCCACCGCGTCGATCGAGGCGGTCGACCGCCACGGACAGGTGCTCACCAAGGAGAAGTACCCGTCGCTCGCCGGCATCCTGGACGAGCTGCGCAAGAAGTACGGCGAGAAGGCCGGCGGCACGACGGGCATCGAGACCTGGATCAACAGCGCGAACGCCGACGGGGCGGACAAGACGCTGCTGACCCTGGTCAAGGGCAAGTCGGGCAAGCTGCAGACGACGATCGACGCGAAGATCCAGGCGGCGGCCGAGCGGGGCGTGAAGAAGTTCGCGGAGTCGTCGGTCGCGGCGGTCGAGCCGTCGACGGGCGCCATCCGCGCCATCGCGAACAACCGGGCCGACGGCTTCGACGCGGCCCGCAAGGGCAAGGTCGCCCCCGGCTCCACGATGAAGATCATCACCTCAGCGATGATCATCCAGAACGGCCTGGGCAGCGCGAACGCGCCCGTCAACTGCCCGCCGACCGTGCCCTGGGAGGGGGTCGTCTTCCACAACCTGAAGGACTTCTCGATGCCGAGCGCCACGCTGAAGACGGCGTTCGCCCGGTCCTGCAACACCGCTTTCATCAAGCCGGTGCTGCCCCTGGGCAACAAGCGCGACACCGCGCTGGGCAACGAGGCCAGTCAGTACTTCGGGCTCGGCGGCGACAACTGGCAGGCCGGGATCGCGACCTGGGACGGGAGCGTCCCCGAGTCCCGGGACGCCGAGACCGCCGCCTCGTTCATCGGCCAGGGCAAGATCGAGATGAACCCGCTCAACATGGCCTCGGTGACCGCCACCGCCGTCAACGGCCGCTTCCGACAGCCGTTCATCGTGGCGCAGTCCCTGGACAACCGGACCTTCGCCACCGCGACCCCGCTACCGCCCGGCGTCTCCACCCAGCTCAAGGAGATGCTGCGCTACACGGCGACCGCCCCCGAGGGCACCGCGACGCAGGCCATGGCGAGCGTCGGCCCTGACAAGGGCGCCAAGACGGGCTCGGCGGAGATCGACGGCCACGCCACGTCCGACAGCTGGTTCGCCGGCTTCAGCAACGACCTGGCGGCCGCAGCCCTGGTCCAGTCCGGCGGCCACGGCGGCGACGCGGCGGGCCCGGTCGTCGCGGAGGTCCTGCGGGCGGGTCCGTGA
- a CDS encoding NUDIX hydrolase: MSPGGPDVLVDPGVDVPVPADGETWAVGGVILDGRGRAFAQKRGPRQRLFPGCWDIVGGHVEPGETLLTALAREVGEETGWRLRRVRTLLGVTTWTGDDGGGLRHEADYLVEVDGDLEHPALEWTKISAYGWFGPGDLDRLKENRDPADFLIHDRIAAALRASGAQ; encoded by the coding sequence GTGAGCCCGGGAGGCCCGGACGTCCTGGTCGATCCCGGCGTCGACGTCCCGGTCCCCGCCGACGGCGAGACGTGGGCCGTCGGCGGGGTGATCCTCGACGGCCGGGGCCGCGCCTTCGCCCAGAAGCGCGGCCCGCGCCAGCGGCTGTTCCCCGGCTGCTGGGACATCGTGGGCGGCCATGTGGAGCCCGGCGAGACCCTGTTGACCGCACTCGCCCGGGAAGTGGGCGAGGAGACGGGGTGGCGCCTGCGCCGGGTACGGACCCTGCTCGGGGTCACCACCTGGACCGGCGACGACGGCGGCGGGCTGCGGCACGAGGCGGACTACCTCGTGGAAGTCGACGGCGACCTGGAGCACCCCGCCCTGGAGTGGACCAAGATCAGCGCGTACGGCTGGTTCGGCCCCGGGGACCTGGACCGGCTCAAGGAGAACCGCGATCCCGCCGACTTCCTGATCCACGACAGGATCGCCGCCGCGCTACGGGCCTCCGGCGCTCAGTAG
- a CDS encoding NAD(P)-dependent oxidoreductase yields the protein MRIAVIGAAGMAGSRVVTEAAHRGHALLAVYRSTRPDALPPGVTPVAGDADDTDAMAALFDGVDAVVAATRPPVGREHTIAATTTALLDAAAKTGTRTLVIGGAGPLAVPGHPGRLVVDDPAYVPPQWRTVAAASSAQLAACRAHEADWTYLSPPAVLEPGPRTGAYRRGTTTLLTAEDGTSRIAAEDLAVAVLDELEVPYGERHFTVGY from the coding sequence ATGAGGATCGCCGTCATCGGAGCCGCAGGCATGGCCGGTTCCCGCGTCGTCACCGAAGCCGCACACCGGGGCCACGCGCTCCTCGCGGTGTACCGCTCCACCCGCCCGGACGCCCTGCCGCCCGGCGTCACCCCGGTGGCGGGCGACGCGGACGACACCGACGCGATGGCCGCCCTGTTCGACGGTGTCGACGCGGTGGTGGCCGCGACCCGTCCGCCCGTGGGGCGCGAGCACACGATCGCCGCGACGACGACCGCGCTGCTCGACGCGGCGGCGAAGACCGGGACGCGCACCCTGGTGATCGGCGGCGCGGGCCCGCTGGCGGTCCCCGGGCACCCCGGGCGGCTGGTGGTGGACGACCCCGCGTACGTACCGCCGCAGTGGCGCACGGTCGCCGCCGCCAGCTCCGCCCAGCTCGCCGCCTGCCGGGCGCACGAGGCCGACTGGACCTACCTCAGCCCGCCCGCCGTCCTGGAGCCGGGCCCCCGGACGGGTGCGTACCGCCGGGGCACGACGACCCTGCTCACCGCGGAGGACGGCACGTCCCGCATCGCGGCGGAGGACCTGGCGGTGGCGGTGCTGGACGAGCTGGAAGTGCCGTACGGGGAGCGGCACTTCACAGTGGGCTACTGA
- a CDS encoding EamA family transporter, with the protein MTSRPGALPRTALTALAPAVWGTTYLVTTEFLPAGHPLFAGFLRALPAGLIALALTRTLPRGAWWGKAAVLGVLNIGLFLPLLFIAAERLPGGVAATLGAAQPLVVAVLAVAVLRQPLAARPLLWGVTGVLGVGLVVIGPGARLDGAGVAAGLAGAATMGLGVTLTKRWGRPEGVGPLAFTGWQLTAGGLFLAPVTFLAEGAPPAIDGRAALGYLWLGLVGGLLTYALWFRGIGALPVTSVAVLGLLSPLVAAGLGALVLGQTLGPVQLAGFALALASIVGGQLPGRAPAVLPTPVPERTPR; encoded by the coding sequence ATGACCAGTCGACCCGGGGCGCTGCCCCGTACCGCCCTGACCGCGCTCGCTCCGGCGGTGTGGGGCACGACCTACCTCGTCACCACGGAGTTCCTGCCGGCCGGGCACCCGCTGTTCGCCGGCTTCCTGCGCGCCCTGCCCGCCGGTCTCATCGCCCTCGCCCTCACCCGCACGCTGCCGCGCGGCGCCTGGTGGGGGAAGGCGGCGGTGCTCGGGGTGCTCAACATCGGGCTCTTCCTGCCGCTGCTGTTCATCGCGGCGGAGCGGCTGCCGGGCGGCGTCGCCGCCACGCTCGGCGCCGCGCAACCGCTCGTCGTCGCCGTCCTCGCGGTGGCCGTCCTCCGCCAACCTCTGGCAGCCCGGCCCCTGTTGTGGGGCGTTACGGGGGTGCTCGGCGTCGGCCTGGTGGTCATCGGGCCCGGGGCGCGGCTCGACGGGGCCGGGGTGGCGGCCGGTCTCGCCGGGGCGGCCACGATGGGGCTCGGCGTGACGCTCACCAAGCGGTGGGGGCGGCCCGAGGGCGTCGGGCCGCTCGCCTTCACCGGCTGGCAGCTCACCGCCGGGGGCCTCTTCCTGGCACCGGTGACCTTCCTCGCCGAGGGCGCCCCGCCCGCGATCGACGGCCGCGCCGCGCTCGGCTACCTCTGGCTGGGCCTGGTCGGCGGGCTGCTGACGTACGCCCTGTGGTTCCGGGGGATCGGCGCGCTGCCGGTGACCTCGGTCGCCGTCCTCGGCCTGCTCTCGCCGCTCGTCGCGGCCGGTCTCGGCGCGCTCGTCCTCGGGCAGACGCTCGGCCCGGTCCAGCTGGCGGGCTTCGCGCTCGCCCTCGCCTCGATCGTCGGGGGCCAGCTCCCGGGGCGCGCCCCCGCCGTCCTCCCCACTCCCGTACCCGAAAGGACCCCTCGATGA
- a CDS encoding LysR family transcriptional regulator, giving the protein MELQQMRYVIAVAETSSFTRAAERCLVVQSALSHQIARLERELGGRLFERTTRRVRLTPAGEAFLPAARQCLEAAERAAAEVAASVGEVRGRLAVGLIPTVTAVDIPAALGDFRRRHPQVRVSLRVGASDDLVEQVREGTLDVAFLGLPATALPRGVGRHELARDRLVAVVAPDHPLAGAPSVDLRRLASEVFADFPAGTAGRAQTDQAFAAAGLPRDVAFEVTTADYIASLVAPGLAVAMLPPAYAARLPGIVAIEVSDAPVRVQHATWSRAGRTPAATAFLGALGIPVEDGEDS; this is encoded by the coding sequence ATGGAACTCCAGCAGATGCGTTACGTGATCGCCGTGGCCGAGACCAGCAGCTTCACCCGGGCCGCCGAGCGGTGCCTCGTCGTGCAGTCGGCACTGAGTCACCAGATCGCCCGCCTGGAACGGGAGTTGGGCGGGCGGCTCTTCGAGCGGACCACCCGCCGGGTGCGGCTGACCCCGGCCGGCGAGGCGTTCCTCCCGGCCGCCCGCCAGTGCCTGGAGGCCGCCGAGCGCGCCGCCGCCGAGGTCGCGGCGTCCGTCGGCGAGGTGCGCGGTCGGCTCGCGGTGGGCCTGATCCCGACGGTCACCGCGGTCGACATCCCGGCCGCCCTGGGCGACTTCCGCCGCCGCCATCCCCAGGTGCGGGTCAGCCTGCGCGTCGGCGCCAGCGACGATCTGGTCGAGCAGGTCCGCGAGGGCACCCTCGACGTGGCCTTCCTCGGGCTGCCCGCGACCGCTCTGCCCCGGGGCGTCGGCCGCCACGAACTGGCCCGGGACCGGCTCGTCGCCGTGGTCGCCCCGGACCATCCGCTGGCCGGGGCGCCCTCCGTGGACCTGCGGAGACTCGCCTCGGAGGTGTTCGCGGACTTCCCGGCGGGCACGGCCGGACGCGCCCAGACCGACCAGGCGTTCGCCGCCGCCGGACTCCCCCGCGACGTCGCCTTCGAGGTCACCACCGCGGACTACATCGCGAGCCTCGTCGCCCCCGGCCTGGCGGTGGCCATGCTGCCGCCCGCGTACGCCGCCCGACTCCCCGGCATCGTCGCGATCGAGGTCTCCGACGCGCCGGTCCGCGTCCAGCACGCCACCTGGAGCCGCGCCGGCCGCACGCCCGCCGCGACGGCGTTCCTGGGGGCGCTCGGCATCCCCGTAGAGGACGGGGAGGACTCATGA